The segment CTATTGGTGACCTAACGAAATGAACAGTAGTGTTTCCCCTAGTATTTATTTTCAACACCGGTGGCAAAGGAAGCAGGGGGGTGGGCTGGTTTTCTTTGCTGGCTGTGAGAAACACATTTCTGATGACTTCAAGACATTCTACTCCAAAACACATGAAAATGTAATTATGTTGACACCATCGGAAATAGAACTGATGAGCGCCACTACAGCACTGTAGGGAGATAAGGAGCATGTGGTGGCTCTGTTCACTACAAATATCAGCTTGAATTTGTCACACTGATCTTAAAGGGATAAGATTTTGGCAACTAAGCCCTTCTACTTACCCGGGCAGATGAATTTGTGGATacaatagagtaccacagtatgagtcataataacCATAAAACCTAGAGATCAAACAGGGAAattgttccaatcgtttttccatcATTCATTtctcccataggggattttagaaacatttaaaataagggctgtgcttcgtgtaggcttaccctaaCGTGACATTTTGACaagtgtaaatctctctaggacaaggcgTCTTAATCAATATATTTGTCTGTATTTACCCcacaaaaatgaaatgctaaatagatgctaatgtggctatcataaagaagtaCAAATGCCATGATAATCTGGAcaagactgccgaatcgaggcaaaggtaagaatctctggattaactatctaaagTTAGTTAAATGTAGTAATCAATAAAAAAGCTACATTTCTTTATGGACAATTATGTTAACTGTCTCAAGACTACGCAAGATTTAAATTGACGAAGTGCAGGAGCTTGCAGAGatgtagttttgcatgatgtctactttgaagCAAATTCACATTTTTGAAtcagagtaaatagagccaaatatattgataaaagtccccttgtccgagagagatttacattatcaaaacgtcacaccaggataagcctacacgaaacacagcccttatattaagtgtttctaaaatcccctatgggaaaaatgaatgatggaaaaacgattggaaccatttccctgtttgacagcTAGGTTTTATGgttattatgacacctccactgtggggctataTTTATGTatctgtgtgcagtttgaaggaagtagAAGGTTGTTTTGCAAGCCTTCGCCAACTAGTGTTAGCACAATGACAGGCATActagctgttcccatagacttccagtcattgcccTGACGCTAGGTAGCAAttgtgctaacactagttagAAACTTCCTTTAATAAACTGTAGGCAGAAACAAAActagtatccatgagttcatctgactgggTATGTAGAAAAAGTGCTTAATTGGCAAAATCTCGCACCATCACTTTAAAAGCATGTCTGGGCAGAAATACACATATGTATTTCTACAAAGACGCACTGCTGTTTAAAGGAAGTTTTCTAACTAGCAATAACTCAACAGCTAGCATGCctgtcattgtgctaacgctagttagcaatggtTTGCAAAACTACCTTctacttccttcaaactgcacaaaGAGAcaaatagagccccacagtggaagTGTCATAATATATATAAACTATTATTTTGAGGTGGCCGCCACTGCTAAATAAATATAGGGTAAAACACTGGACATGCATACAAAACTGCTCAATACCAATATGAAAACAAAATTCACTGCAAAATAATAAACCAAGTACCAAAAAAAAAAGGAACAAACAACAGAAAAATAACAGGTATCATAAATGGTGGTGCTACATTAAATGAAGAGGAAATGCTCTTTCACACCCCCACCTGGACCTCTGGGCTTTTCAGGACACTTCTAAACAGtgaagcatgtgacaattaaCATTTTATTTGAGCCTTCTACCACCTTGGAAGGCTTACTGTAGTTATGGGATTATGTGATCATGTGTAAAAACTAAAAAAGGTACATAGGATACACTGCTGAAATAGCAAATCAGCAAGAAGAGGGATAAGGGGGCAAAATGACTATcgtcaaaaagtgctcttcaagGATCAGCTTTCCACCTGATCTtaaaaggcccaatgcagctgtttttatatcaatatcaaatcatttatgggtaacaattaagtaccttactgtaatagatttGTACAAAAATGGCTTTTTAGCAAAAAACTTTCAAGCAAGTATTTTGCTAGgaatgtctgggagtggtctgaatgggaagggaaaactgaaaactatgAAAATCactgactgcactgggcctttaaaaagAGCTTACTCTGGACTAGCATGTTGGCGCAATAATTATCTGAATTTATTCCTGTATTTTTCAAAACTACCGTAGTTAGAAGCATTTCGACATACAGTAAGTCGAAAGCCAGTTCAGCTAATTCCTGGGCCTGTACTATGCCATGGCATTCTGCATTGCAATGCTTAGTCATGTAATGCAATATAAGTCTGACAAACATACCCCCCCATCACCACCATATGTGCATTTGTGAGTTATGACGATATGAATAACAGAAATTAACGTTTTGAAATGTGGTCATTCGGCCAACTGCTAGGCCCTGACAGCCCAGCTAATCTCGAAACAAGCAGATGAAGACCAACAGTGCCTTCAATGATTATTTACCTATTAACACTGAAATAGCTAGCTACCAACATCAGTTGTCAAAAGGGCTTACACTGACCGAAGCAATTCCAATTTGATTCCTGACTATTAAAAAGCAGTAGCCTAGTTTTTTGCCGAATACATTTATGGTCACCATTGATCTTCAAGACATCAAAAAAATGAACAAAACTATCACCAAGTCTCCATTCAGACCATTCTACTTGAAACACAAAAAGGGCACCATTACTTTGGATCACAAGCTTCTCTCAAAATACCATCAAGCTCTTATTTTCTAATGAGGCATCAATGAGCTTTCCCATTTGATTCCCTCATCTCAACAGTGATGTCGGATCAGGGAAGGGCAGAAACAGTGAATGAGAAAACGAGAGCAGAACATGAGTCCTAATGAAATGGAGAGTGAATAAAGAAATGCCATGACAAGATGGCTGATATTCCTTCATTCTTATTTGCATATTGATTCTATGCACAGATTCATGGCAGGACTGCCCTTGCTGTGCCAAGCTAATGAGTGGGACTCTGCACTGAGCATAATCTCCACACAAATAAACTAAGAGTTTCACAAACAGGTTGAGAATAAACTAAAACATCAAGAGAATGGAAGACACTCCAAATGACTTCACTGTGTATGAGGATCAAATCATTGATCCCATGTGGATTAaaatatattataaactgggtggttcaagccctgaatgctgattggctgatagccgtggtatatcagccCGTATAACaaaggtatgacaaaacatgtatttttactaatcgaattacgttggtaaccagtttataatagcaataaggcactttGGGGGTTTGTGATACATGGCCAActtaccacggctaagggcagtATGCAGGCACTCTgctttgcgtcgtgcataagaacatgCCCTTTGCGTTGGAATATTGGCTATAAACTACACCACCCTTGGGCCTCATTGCTTAAGAATAGAGAAAACTGGCCAACTGCATGTGACCTTCAGTGGTGAAGAGACAGACAAGAGGAATTTGTCCTGTGtgttctaaaaacataattataaactgggtggttcaagccctgaattctcattggctgaaagccatggtattacagaccgtataccacgggtatgaaaaaaaatatatttttactgctctaattacgttggtaacaagtttataatagcaataaggctcctcagaggtttgtgatatatggtcaACATACCATGGCTAatggctgtgtccaggcactccgtggAACAtcatgcgtaagaacagcccttagccatggtatattgagcatataccacacctcctcaggccttattgctgaAATAGATCTTGGCTGTAGAGACAGTGGAAATCATATGTCATGTATTATCCTCTATTATTGTACTCTATCCACTGTCCTCCTTGCGCATGCTCAATGCAAACGCACTTAATATTTCTTAAAACATCAATACAGCACCTTCGTTCTTTGCCCACATTACATCCTGTCTGACCATGAAACAATGGACAAGGACAGGGTCCAGCGTTCATACAATCAGCAAGGAATATTAGTCTAAAATATCAAGGCTTAGCGTTGGGACTGAGGATGTTCTGCCTAGAGTTTGGCAAATTAAACAGAGACCCTAAAGCAAAACGGTTTGTTTTTAAAACGGTGAACACTTCTGTTCTTGGTAGGTTCTTGGATATGAGGTAGAACCCGGTGGAGTTTCATAAAAGCTAAAATACTGTCTGTTATGAGTATGTAGTTGTATCATGAGGTATTGAACGGATATTTCACACAAAGCTTTGCACTTGGCAGAAAAATAATTCCTTGTGAGTAAAGTGACCTCCTTTGGCCACATGTGCAAAAACAGGTCAGGTAAAAACATGATATGATAAGCATCTTATCAGAGCTTTCACATTATCAATTATTGCAACATGCCTATATTACTCTGTAAATATgttttaaaaacatatatattttttaaagcaaaAACAAAAGGCCTTGATTATTGAGGGCACCTTATCAATAGCAAGTTGATAGCCCTTCCCTTTGAAATCTATTTTTAAAAAGTACccctttctcctcttcttctacATTAAGCAACAGTTGACTTTCACAAAAATGGATGGACAGGCAGAAAACGTGGATGCACAAAGTAGGTTCAACATTGAAAGGAGCCGGTTCCAAAACAAATCCTAAACGTTTAAAGAACATATCTTAAAGCTTCCTCAACCAGAGCCAGGGCCTAAAAATCACATCTGGACGCCTCAGCTTCCTCAGGGCTGCACTTTGAGCTCTCCTCCATGTCGTTGGCCGGAGCCTCCTCAGCATACTGCGTCTCAAAGGCCATCCCCTCTGAGGCATCCTCTGGGTCTTTCTGACCAGAGCTGCCTTCCGTCCTCTCTGGAGAGTCCATGTGGTTGGGGCCCTCTGAGGCCCCCAAGTGCTTCTTTCTCAGGTGTTGGTTGAGGGTCCCCTGGAAGGGGAAGCACTTGCCACAAATCTGGCAGTGGAAGGGCTTGTTGTCTGTGTGGCCACGGATGTGGTACTCCAGCTGGTCTTTGCGCGTGTACTTCTTGCCGCAGAACTTGCAGACGAAGGGTGTGATTCCCATGTGCAGGCGCATGTGGCGGTCCAGGCTGCCCTTCTGATTGAAGGACTTGCCGCAGTAGATGCAGATGAGCCTCTCGTTGTAGGGGTACCACTGGCTGCGCAGGCTCCGCTCTCGCACATCGTTCTCAAAACCTACTTGGCCCAACACCGCCTCGCTGCTGTCCTCAGTGTTTCCCGGTTTGATATGACCCAGGACCTCTGCTGGGACGGTCACTGGGGGGCGCTTGGCTCTGGCTCGGCCGCCCCTGAAGCCACTGAGCATGGAGCGGGAGGGGCTGGAGCTGCTGAGGCTCACAAAGCAGGGGGACGACAGGCCTGAGTAAGTGTAGCCGGCTGGCTGGATGACGGGACCGTAGGAGCCAACACTGACAGCCAGCACCTGCTCTCCATCCACCAGCTCTGTGTGGTAGCCATCGTCGCCTGCCGAGGAGCTGTCCGAGTAGCTGGGCCTATCTGTCTTCTCCAGCTTCACGTGCACGTCCGTCACCTGACCGTCCTTCCCAATCAGCTCCAcctgctctgtctctccctccatggCTGCCTCCTGCTCTGACACACCGTCACTGCTGCCACGGTCTGACTGGCCGTCCTCCTGGTACCGGGTCCTGCCTTGACCTTTCCCTGCAGCCAGCTCAGAGCGGGCCTCTATGCTGTGCCTGGAGTAGTATGGGGGGGAGATCTGTGTGGGGTTGATGAAAAGGCTGCTGTCTTTGACACCATTGCGGCTGGCCTGGGAGGCCTCCTTGTCTGGGCTTGTGGCGCTGGAGGGGATGCTTATCTTGGAGTGGATGCCCTCCAGGATCTGGGTGCACTTGTCGATGACGGCCTGCATCTGCAGGAAGCTGGCTGCTGTGAGGAAGCTGACGACATCCTTGAGCTGCAGGGACATGCGGCCAGTGTAGCAGAAGGCCAGCAGCTGCTCAAACACCTCAGGGTTCTTGATGACGGAGATGGACAGGCCGCTCATGGTGCCCAGGGCCGAGTGGTCGCGGAAGTACGGTGAGCTGGCCGCCAGCACGGCCTTGTGGGCACGGAACGGCTGGCCCTGGATGTGAACGATGATGTCACATAGCTTCCCCTGCAGTCGCAACTCATTGAGCTGGTTGAGAACGGTGTTGCTGAACTCTGGCACGTCAAACTCTATGTAGGCACTGCCGTCGTCCATCTCTTGGATAGGTCTTTCCAGTTTGTAGGCTGCCTGTGGCAGAAACGgagaaaacaaaaacatcatTATGAATAAGAATCAGGATACATCTTAGAACACCAGTCATCCACTGAATCAGTGGCTAGTCTTTAAGTTTCATTTTCACATACAAAATATAATGTTCATTGACAGTTAAAGGTGAGGTTAATTTTATTTTACAAGTACAATCAGGGTGTGCCACAACAGCCAAATAAAAACAAGCATGCTATATGAGCAAACTTTGGCTGTCTGTGCCAGAAATATGCCAACACTGGGCAACCTAGACTACAGCCAACAGCATTTCACATTCACACTGGCCTGGGGGAAAAAACGATGCTTTCGACATGGCTAATACAAGACACCCTCAAACTTTAGCAGCAACAGCATAAAAGGATGTCCATTTTTTATGAAAAAACAGTACTGTACACTTCCCTGGTGCTTCAACAAATATGTGTTGAGTATATTCATACAAGAAATGCCTGGACAAAAATAATCGAGTGCATTTGACCTATTCCAGCAAAAAGCATTGAGTGTTGTAGCCAAGTTAAGGGTTGACCTTACTGACACATAAGAGAACAATCTCGACTTGATATAAGATCCAGCATCTGGGCAATTTCACAGTAATTTAGCAAAGGAATGACTGTAGGGATAACTGCAGCCTCATCCAAGTTTGGAGATGGAGTCTGGAGTCATTCCACCCATTTCAGGATTCAGGCCATCTTTATTGTTGAGTGCACACAAGATCAAAACACAAAAGCACTCCGAAAACAAGTAACCTGCACCACAGCAAAAACAACTAGCgagcaaaaacaacaaaacatacaAGCAGATCTGGAGTGAAAATCCTCACTGCACTAACATTGCAGGCCCTTGAACCTTGAGTGGGCAGAACAAGATAGACTACCATGACACAGCACACTGACGCAATTTCAAATGAATCATCAAATTACTGAATTATTCAGTAGGAATATGAAAAGAACAGTAGCCCTCCATGTGAAGTAGAATGTGTTCTAAAAGCATATCTACATTTTAATTGCACTTCCTTTTAAAAATCTGTTTaggcaaagaaagaaaaaaatctGGTAATTTGGCAACAAAGTGGCCTAGCTGTAAATGTCAAGTCACTTGGTCACACCCAGAGCGGGACTGAACACTGCTTCATTATGATGTGGCAAGTGAGACTGCTTCTTGAAAATCCTATATCTTGAAAATTTGACATGCAATTTTTTTTTaccagaacaaattcttattttcaatgacggcctaggaacattgggttaactgccttgttcaggggcagaatgacagatttttaccttgtcagctcggggattcaattttgcaacctttcggttactagtccagcgctctaaccactaggctacctgccgccccaaaaaaGGTGAGGTATGTTGGGACTGTGGactaattaaaaaaaatacaaaagatagTTTGATCTCCataaaagaaacatcctctcaaaGGAAAAAAATTCTGTGGCAGACACCAACACAGAATGAACTACCACAACCACcccaagctcacagaactggactgtCGAGTACTGAAAaccgtagcgtgtaaaaatcgtctgtccttggttgcaacactcactaccgagttcctaaCTGCCtcgaagcaaagtcagcacaagaactgatcgtcgggagcttcatgaaatgggtttcaatggccGTGCAACCGCACggccagtgaagggaaatattaatgctacagaatacaatgacattctagatgactctatgcttctaactttgtggcaacagtttggggaacgccctttcctgtttcagcatgacaatgcccccgtgcacgaagcgaggtccatacagaaatggtagTCAAGcttgtgtggaagaacttgactggcctgcacagagccctgacctcaaccccatcgaacacctttgggatgaattggaacgctgactgcgagccaggcctgaatcgcccaacatcagtgaccaACATCAGTAATgcttgtgtctgaatggaagtaagtccctgcagcaatgttccaacatctagtggaaagccttcgcagaagaatggaggctgttatagggaAAAAAAGTGTGAACAaaccatattaatgcccatgatttttgaatgagatgttcgacgagcagttgtccacatacttttggtcatgtagtgttcgAGGTATCCGGTTTAAGCACCTAGGCCTGAGCTATTTTACAAAAACGTGTCCATCTCAGTCCGTTCTCCAGTTCTGCCCTCTTCTCCCCCCACTCCaatctctcctccctttctctcacgcTGCCTGCCTCTCCCTGGAAATTCAGTATGATCTTCTGCGCATTGAGTCTGTCAGCAGTTTGAGAACGTAAACACTTTCTCTGATTGCCTAGGCTTGCCAAGACACCTGTGCCACTACCCATATGTTCTCATCCTGGTTGGCACAGGAGACAGATggcaaaaagaaagaaagagaaaatggAAGTGCATTATTTTCCCTCTGCCATCATGAGGCTTTCAAATATAGCATGCATATTAAAACGTGTCAGTGGCCTGTCCCACTCCCAACACCATGCATTGCAAACTGAACTGAGAGCCAAGTTGAAGGGCAGCCAAAGAACGTATGCCGAGTGGCTGAGCTGAACCCAAAGCAGTGAGGGTCACAAAAGCAAGGTTCAAAATGGACTGGAAAAACAAACTCACTTAAGTTcagcagtagggatgggggtttGAAATAATTTCACTACTCGAATAGTATCATAAATTTCTGTTGGATATCGATGTTCGATATAATAAATGCATCTTTTATAAATGTACGTTTTAACCTGAGCATTGCTGCGCGAAGGAGACACTGTCGCTCTATTGCTGCAGCTGCAGAGGGGCCGGTGTGAGATGGGACCGAGCCGAGCAGGCAAGGGAGAGAGGGACTAAGTAATGTTAGCCAAGGCAACTCGGCTACAGCCAAGACGATCTAACTTGTAGCTGCCACAATGTTAAATCATCCCATATAACAGGGTCTTGACTAGAGTAGCCAGCTACCCATTCAATTAAAACGAGCAACCAATAGGTAGGCTGTTGTAGCCTACTCCTTTTCATTTTGCTAACTTTTAATTCTGTAATTTTATTGCATCTTGCATTGCATTAGTGTATTCACAAGTTCGAATTCTAACGTCCGTTCGGATATTCTAATATTTGAATAACCGTACACATCCCTATTTAGCAGGTTTGATtaagcccccccaaaaaaagtctAAAAGTGAAATTAACTTTGACCAGTGTAACACCCATTTTCTAGTCATATTGCTTTGTCTGAGTACAGGACAAACTGAGGTTCCAGGAAGTGACCTGAGACCAGATAAGTGGAACTCTGGTGTTTCATCTGCTGTAGGTAGGCCTATGACTAGTCGGAATGTGGGCCTGTAACTGAACAAAAGACTGCACTTCAAAAAGACAACCTACAAAACTTGCCCATCGCTCAATTTAAAAAAGCATATTGTAAAAACAGGAATGTCAGCACTGGCAAACAACAAGCAATGAATGCTTACTTCAAGATAAGCAGTGTTTTGCCTATTTTGCAAAACAGCATGCAGCCCGAACCAAGCCAAAATTGCAAAACAAGCAAGACATGGCAGAGCAATACGAAATGGGCGGGAGTGGGAGACTTCTGAGAAAATGGATCTTGTGAAATTGGAGGGGGAGTACATGGGGGGGGATTATCTTATTTGCCCTGGTGTGAGCAGAATAACTTGCAAGCACACGGAATTTGAGCAATGGAAATAACAAGGAATTAACACATTTATCATTGACCCACAGGAAATTGGGTTTCTGGGTTGATTAAGACATTATCCATTAGCCTATATTCTGACTCCTATCATCCATGTTGTATTAGAATTCCCCATGCATTGAAGAGAAAGCACTGGAAGACAACGCAATCCTTTCGCTACTAACCTAATCAAAAATGTGACCAACACCATGAAAATAATACATTCGGGATGTCACTGTCGGCCTCATTCCATTGACAGGTCATCACCAACCTCTTTTTACTGTCAATTACTGACATGGGCTGCTATTCCTGCCATTCAATAATTTCCGTTCTGGCCAATCCCTTTGGGTAAAGAACATTTCAATGACCAGAGAAACTGATAACCAAGCTGCCGTGGAGTGACTGCAGCACAATTACAAAAAGCACAGGACTAATTAAAATAATGGCCATTACAAAATTAGCAAGGGAAATCAGGCTTTGCATATTTGCTGGGCATAGCCTAATCAGTACAGATAAAAATACTTCCCTGTTGCTTGTAAGTCGCTGGGCAGAGAAGTCAAATCTGTCTCTTTTATACTGAGCCAAACTGAGTGCTGAGCTGAGTAAATCACTATGCTAACCACCGGTAACAGCCATAACTTCCTTCACCTGTTATTTTGCTACTGTAGGTAGCgttagtcggctgtacctgcgccaaaacccagtatttttcatcctatagcttttaaaatagtgagccaacatgctTGCAGCGTGTCATGCTCTTGTTTCTctagcagacatatagtgagcaatgtTTTTGGAATATCAAATCATAATATTGAATCACAATAGATAATCGTATCGTGATAATAgcatatcgtgaggtccctggcaattcccagccctactacTCTGTCAAAACTAGGCTTGGGTGGTATCCAGATTTGTATACGATTCTTGCGAAATCCCGGGATATGTGGTATCACCGACCCTGAACACAAGGGCCGCTATTTTCAAACACAAAAAACCCCACTGAGCATCAGTAAGCcaaaggttagcaatgctaaTAAGTACATGTCAAATCCCATAGCCAATGCTAGCTAAATGCTAACGAGTGAATACAAACAATTTATACAGCCTCTGACAAACTATTTGCAGTTCAGACATCCCAGCTTATAGttatttacatttaagtaatttagcagacgctcttatccagggtGCCTTAGAGTAGTgattgcatacattttcatacaggtcccccgtgggaatcaaacccacaaccctcgcgttgcaagcgccatgctctaccaacttttctgaacacacacacacacaaaacaaattaGACAGTAAGGTTGGATTGTTCCACTGTTATCAAGATATGGTTAGCTTCCTGCAAAATCAAGCTTAACTAGCTACCAAATTAGATACTACTCGTAAACAAACATGTGACTGGCTCAGCTGCTTTAAAAGGAAATACCGGCAATTCGTAACCTAGTGGGGCGAATCAACTCCAGCATACTGAAAATATTTTGGGTATCTCAGATTAtttgtgagaattgccagaacaaatTTAATTGGGAGGAAAgatgtttgacatgctttttaTATTTGCATCACAAATCATTTGAGAAAATGAGGCTATTTTTAGACCTTTACATGTTTCCTGTAAGAACTCATGATCCGTGAACCTATATGACAGACATCTTGGTGTCAtgatactccttatagtgtgctctaacatATGGAGTGTCTAAATTCTGAAATACAATTTCATTAATTTATTCACCTTAAATATTAAAACACTTAAAGCACCCTTTttgattttgtttattttttagacatattgtttggaacaatatactctaGAAGTACACATTTCCTCAGTGGGTTCCCTGCTAATTTTGACATTatgatacattttatgagcaCCACCATAcctagggctggcacaattaccatATAACTGACAGCCACGGATGAAGAcggtcatgaaaataaaataactgtcATAAGTTTCAAGAAAGTTGTGTGAGAAGCCAAAATCAAACAAAAAGCGTTTTTTGGGGTTTGTTTTTTACACGCTGGAATTAGAATGCACGGTAGTGAAGAGAAAACACAGGACCGCGAGCATTAACAGCATCATGCACTTCAAATTAGAAAGCAAGTTTTTTTCTCGCCTTTACGCGAAGGAATGCTTATAAAGTGAGTGGGTAAATTGCCAGAAAATAGACTATGTGTATTGTTAAATCAGGAATAGTGACATGTATAGTTAAGTGTCTATTTAGTGTTGACAAGTTCAGCTGCCTGTACCAATAATACATATTTGAAAACAATAACTTTATGCCTACCTTTGTTGATTCCAGCACAGGCATATAGGCTAGGCAGGCTGCGGCTGTGAAACTCTGTTCAAGAGAGAATACCATTATGTAGAAAGAACGAAACTACATAAGAGACAAATTCTTTATAAACTGCTAGGGTATATTAGCTACAATTCTCCTCATGTTCATGAGCCAACATAACAGGAGGCAGGTACGGTGGCTCCCATAGGACATAAGGTGTGTCAAAAGGAACAACTAATTCACTAGGGCTACATAGCGAACATAAATACAACTGCTTATTATGGATTCTCAAGACAAATAAGTTGGCAGTGTATGCGAATTGACGCTCTACTCTCGCACGCAAGTTGAC is part of the Salvelinus namaycush isolate Seneca chromosome 18, SaNama_1.0, whole genome shotgun sequence genome and harbors:
- the LOC120062729 gene encoding zinc finger and BTB domain-containing protein 34-like isoform X1; this encodes MFDREKSFTAAACLAYMPVLESTKAAYKLERPIQEMDDGSAYIEFDVPEFSNTVLNQLNELRLQGKLCDIIVHIQGQPFRAHKAVLAASSPYFRDHSALGTMSGLSISVIKNPEVFEQLLAFCYTGRMSLQLKDVVSFLTAASFLQMQAVIDKCTQILEGIHSKISIPSSATSPDKEASQASRNGVKDSSLFINPTQISPPYYSRHSIEARSELAAGKGQGRTRYQEDGQSDRGSSDGVSEQEAAMEGETEQVELIGKDGQVTDVHVKLEKTDRPSYSDSSSAGDDGYHTELVDGEQVLAVSVGSYGPVIQPAGYTYSGLSSPCFVSLSSSSPSRSMLSGFRGGRARAKRPPVTVPAEVLGHIKPGNTEDSSEAVLGQVGFENDVRERSLRSQWYPYNERLICIYCGKSFNQKGSLDRHMRLHMGITPFVCKFCGKKYTRKDQLEYHIRGHTDNKPFHCQICGKCFPFQGTLNQHLRKKHLGASEGPNHMDSPERTEGSSGQKDPEDASEGMAFETQYAEEAPANDMEESSKCSPEEAEASRCDF
- the LOC120062729 gene encoding zinc finger and BTB domain-containing protein 34-like isoform X2, yielding MFDREKAAYKLERPIQEMDDGSAYIEFDVPEFSNTVLNQLNELRLQGKLCDIIVHIQGQPFRAHKAVLAASSPYFRDHSALGTMSGLSISVIKNPEVFEQLLAFCYTGRMSLQLKDVVSFLTAASFLQMQAVIDKCTQILEGIHSKISIPSSATSPDKEASQASRNGVKDSSLFINPTQISPPYYSRHSIEARSELAAGKGQGRTRYQEDGQSDRGSSDGVSEQEAAMEGETEQVELIGKDGQVTDVHVKLEKTDRPSYSDSSSAGDDGYHTELVDGEQVLAVSVGSYGPVIQPAGYTYSGLSSPCFVSLSSSSPSRSMLSGFRGGRARAKRPPVTVPAEVLGHIKPGNTEDSSEAVLGQVGFENDVRERSLRSQWYPYNERLICIYCGKSFNQKGSLDRHMRLHMGITPFVCKFCGKKYTRKDQLEYHIRGHTDNKPFHCQICGKCFPFQGTLNQHLRKKHLGASEGPNHMDSPERTEGSSGQKDPEDASEGMAFETQYAEEAPANDMEESSKCSPEEAEASRCDF